A section of the Cololabis saira isolate AMF1-May2022 chromosome 6, fColSai1.1, whole genome shotgun sequence genome encodes:
- the zmp:0000000936 gene encoding interleukin-1 receptor type 1 — protein MGSSSTLERLLFLLCLSEICSGTAEENCTNYNLQFERAFSVPGDMIMLNSTLVSPDVFNFSTVPYNITWYNSKTGREMSNQTGRILVLQETLWFLNVTLDDDGEYKTILRTPSQCYMQSTKLVVDLPDPGECGRPRKANQQLTNRAADTLNCPLHCYFEKLASYNIASTIKWYRGCDPVENHSDRYVFRDKRTKMTIGKVESGDGGLYTCRLTFTLGGVTGSVSETIDVAVTDKFFLAPRVHEPANEIVKAEMGSNFSKRCQVFVPGSGIPFVDVMWVVKDNFILETNASKRISTSTQRMRIQDSPKGVWLERLLRVSELREEDFNINYTCIAYSSRGSPSGYFTLIPTEPNIILPIGIVLGGVTFLFILTVSIYYIFRIEIVLWFRRAFPLLYANKDLDGKLYDAYVAYPEPYTSGFSKKVEKFALHELPQVLEKDCDYKLYIAGRDCLPGQAIVDSMEENIQASRRFLLLYTASTFTSRRHTSSSSSSNNNNVSKSSDGSDKDQSRATSLDGSDKVYPDTRHQLECVAAMHRALMDGSLKVVLVELEEITPAQLALFPASVRHLRKKQGAVCLWKNHKTKQRWRTCMTTRGDVESGSNDSQLSPSLSPSSRFWKEVRYHMPVRRKKITYPEKIALLNS, from the exons ATGGGCTCGAGTTCAACGCTGGAACGCCTTCTGTTTCTCCTCTGTTTGTCAGAGATCTGCTCAGGAACCGCAGAGG AGAACTGCACCAACTACAATCTCCAGTTCGAAAGGGCTTTCTCCGTTCCCGGGGACATGATTATGCTGAATAGCACACTGGTGTCTCCAGACGTCTTCAACTTCAGCACCGTTCCCTACAACATCACATGGTACAACTCAAAGACGGGACGAGAAATGAGCAACCAGACTGGTCGGATCCTGGTGCTCCAGGAAACTCTATGGTTCCTGAATGTAACACTGGATGATGATGGGGAATACAAGACAATACTGAG AACTCCCTCTCAGTGCTACATGCAGTCCACTAAACTGGTGGTGGATTTGCCAGATCCTGGAGAGTGTGGACGACCACGGAAAGCCAATCAACAACTTACAAACCGAGCGGCGGACACACTGAACTGCCCTCTTCATTGCTATTTTGAGAAACTGGCAAGCTACAACATCGCTTCCACTATCAAGTGGTACAGA GGCTGTGACCCCGTAGAGAATCACAGTGACAGATATGTCTTCAGGGACAAACGGACCAAAATGACCATCGGCAAGGTGGAGTCTGGAGACGGGGGTCTCTACACATGTAGACTGACATTCACACTCGGTGGCGTTACAGGATCTGTGTCAGAGACCATTGATGTGGCAGTCACAG ACAAATTCTTTTTGGCTCCGCGAGTGCACGAACCAGCAAATGAAATAGTCAAGGCAGAGATGG GATCCAATTTCTCAAAGAGGTGCCAGGTTTTTGTGCCGGGGTCTGGGATTCCCTTTGTTGACGTCATGTGGGTGGTGAAAGATAATTTCATTCTGGAAACCAACGCCTCTAAACGAATCTCCACGTCAACACAACG AATGCGGATCCAGGATTCTCCTAAAGGCGTGTGGTTGGAGCGGCTGCTGAGAGTGTCTGAACTGAGAGAGGAGGACTTCAACATCAACTACACCTGTATAGCATACAGTTCCAGAGGCTCGCCTAGTGGATATTTCACTTTGATACCAACAG AACCAAACATCATCCTTCCCATTGGAATAGTTCTTGGTGGTGTGACGTTTCTCTTTATCCTCACTGTCTCAATTTACTACATTTTTCGGATCGAAATTGTGCTGTGGTTTAGAAGAGCTTTTCCACTTCTCTATGCAAACAAAG ACTTGGATGGGAAGCTATATGATGCCTATGTAGCATACCCGGAGCCATATACCTCTGGATTCAGCAAGAAGGTGGAGAAGTTTGCCCTCCATGAATTACCCCAGGTGTTGGAAAAAGACTGTGACTACAAACTCTATATCGCAGGGCGTGACTGTCTACCCGGACAGG CCATCGTGGACTCCATGGAGGAGAACATTCAAGCCAGTCGTCGCTTCCTCCTGCTGTACACCGCCTCCACTTTCACCAGCCGACGGCacacgagcagcagcagcagcagtaataACAACAACGTTTCTAAGAGCAGTGATGGCAGCGACAAGGACCAAAGCAGAGCCACGAGTCTTGATGGCAGCGACAAAGTTTACCCAGACACAAGGCATCAGTTGGAATGTGTGGCAGCGATGCACAGAGCGCTGATGGACGGATCGCTGAAG GTGGTTCTTGTGGAGCTGGAAGAAATCACCCCAGCTCAACTGGCGCTCTTCCCAGCATCGGTGCGCCACCTGAGGAAGAAGCAGGGTGCTGTGTGTCTATGGAAGAACCACAAAACCAAGCAGAGATGGAGGACGTGTATGACGACGAGAGGAGACGTGGAAAGTGGAAGTAATGACTCACAGTTATCTCCATCCCTCTCCCCTTCCTCCAGATTCTGGAAGGAAGTGAGGTACCATATGCCTGTGAGAAGGAAAAAGATCACGTATCCGGAGAAGATTGCACTGCTGAACTCTTGA